One window from the genome of Garra rufa chromosome 1, GarRuf1.0, whole genome shotgun sequence encodes:
- the LOC141323090 gene encoding uncharacterized protein gives MTDQGRAVGTMEPNGADGPTGDGGRAAKQGQLREDGWEIYEDPHGGAVLSSAPSLPTKISAVAHSDRLMHLVKQAWLYLRDGRPCCHSSRVALASFSRKQPQGPSSDDGTLYAMFKIASKNGQRNPQADLTALKEEREVPNETEEKDQFENLHYFVSGEKSFCSLQSEKTFKQKRAQKTGTLSIFICCQCGKSFKERGDLKRHIRIHTGEKPYTCKQCGKSFAVKGSLNMHTRIHTGEKPYSCKQCGKSFQQQPQLKSHMRIHTGEKPYICKQCGKSFAEKGSLNRHMRIHTGEKPYTCKQCGKSFTVKGNLNRHIRIHTGEKPYTCKQCGNSFTEKRSLNKHTRIHTGEKPYTCNQWGKGFTLKRYLNIHKRVHTGEKPYTCKQCGKSFTEKGTLNKHTRIHTGEKPYTCKQCGNRFSQKGSLDRHMKIHNKE, from the exons ATGACTGACCAAGGCAGAGCTGTAGGGACGATGGAGCCCAATGGAGCTGATGGACCAACGGGTGACGGTGGCAGGGCTGCTAAACAGGGGCAACTGAGGGAGGATGGGTGGGAAATCTATGAAGATCCACA tggcggtgcagtgCTGTCGTCAGCACCCTCACTACCCACTAAAATCTCTGCCGTTGCACACAGTGACCGGCTAATGCACCTGGTCAAACAGGCTTGGCTCTACCTCCGTGACGGTCGTCCGTGCTGTCACTCCTCTAG agtggcactggcgagTTTCTCCAGGAAACAGCCTCAAGGGCCGTCCTCAGACGACGGCACTCTGTATGCCATGTTTAAGATTGCGTCAAAGAACGGACAGAGAAATCCTCAGGCAG acctaacagcgctgaaagaggagagagaagtaccgaatgaaactgaagagaaagatcagtttgagaatcttcattaTTTCgtgtctggagaaaaatctttttgttccttacagtctgaaaagacttttaaacaaaaaagagctcaaaagactgGAACTTTGAGTATTTTCatttgctgtcagtgtggaaagagtttcaaagaaAGAGGAGaccttaaaaggcacataagaattcacactggagagaagccttacacatgcaaacagtgtggaaagagtttcgctgtaaaaggaagccttaacatgcacacgagaattcacactggagagaagccttactcatgcaaacagtgtggaaagagtttccaaCAACAACCACAACTTaaaagtcacatgagaattcacactggagagaagccttacatatgcaaacagtgtggaaagagtttcgctgaaaaaggaagccttaacagacacatgagaattcacactggagagaagccttacacatgcaaacagtgtggaaagagtttcactgtaaaaggaaaccttaacagacacataagaattcacactggagagaagccttacacatgcaaacagtgtggaaatagTTTCACTGAAAAAAGAAGCCTTAACAAGCACacaagaattcacactggagaaaagccttacacatgcaaccaGTGGGGAAAGGGTTTCACTCTTAAAagataccttaacattcacaagagagttcacactggagaaaagccttacacatgcaaacagtgtggaaagagtttcactgaaaaaggaacccttaacaaacacacaagaattcacactggagagaagccttacacatgcaaacagtgtggaaaccgtttcagtcaaaaaggaagccttgacaggcacatgaagattcacaataaagagtag